From the Leptospira congkakensis genome, the window AGTCTGTGAGCAATCATAATGGTAGTTCTCTCTTTCACTAAAAAATCCAAAGCCCGCTGTATCATTTGTTCTGATTCTGAATCAAGTGCAGAAGTGGCTTCATCCAATAAAAGAATTCTTGGGTTTCGAAGGATGGCTCTTGCAATTGCGATCCTTTGTTTTTGTCCACCGGAAAGTCTTGTTCCTAAATGTCCCAAGTTGGTATCATACCCATTCGGAAGTTGGTTTAAAAATTCGGTAACATAAGCACTGGCCGCAGCCTTCTCGATTTCTTCAAAACTTGCATTTGGTTTTCCATAAGCAATGTTCTCTCGCAAAGTTCCACTAAAGAGAATGGGTTGTTGCGGAACAAAGCCAATGAGAGATCTTAAATCTTTTAATGCCAATTCTTTAAGGTCGACACCTTCGATAAGAATTTTTCCTGCAGTTGGATCATAGAATCTGAGGATGAGTTCAAAGAGTGTACTCTTGCCACCACCGGAGGGACCAACAAGAGCCGTAGTTTTGTTGGCAGGAATTTCTAAATGAATTTCTCGGATGGCTTTGTGTTCCGGACGAGATGGATACGAAAAATCCAAATGATTCAAATTGATTTTCAATCCCTTCTGTTTGGAAGAACCGTTGAGAGATAAAGATCCATTCCCTTCCGTTGGAAGTAGTACGTCTGCGATTGGTTTTGGAAACTTTGGATCTTTGATTTCTGATTCCGACAAAAGAAGTTCCATCAATCGTTCAGTAGCACCGGCTGCTCTTTGTAAATCGCCGAGAACTTCAGAAACGGCACCAACACTATTGGCAACCATGATCGCGTAAAAAGAAAATGCGATGAGTTCCCCACCGGTAATTTTTCCTTCGAGTACATCAGTTCCACCAATCCATAACATCACACTGATTCCCGTAAGGATGAAAAGAATGACTGCCGCAATGAGAAGAGCTCTTTGTTTGATGCGAGCAACAGCCACATCAAAGGCTGCTTCAACAGTGTGTGAAAACTTTTCAATGTCTTCTTCTTGGTGGTGAAAGGATTGTAATATTTTTATATTGAGAAGGGATTCACTGACGTAAGTTCCAATGCTTGCAATTTTGTCCTGAGTGGTGCGGGATAAATTCCTTACTTTTTTTCCATAGAATAAAATTGGGAATACAATAAATGGAACACTGAGTAGGACAATCATTGTGAGTTTTGCATTGGTGATAAAAAGAAAAATAATTCCACCGACAAACATCAAAATATTCCGAAGGGCAATGGACGCGGATGACCCGATTACCGTTTGGATGAGTGTTGTGTCTGTTGTGATTCGCGATTGGATTTCGCCAGGAGAATTGAGTTCAAAAAAACTGGGATGGATGAAGATGATATGTTTGAATACATCGCGTCGAATGTCTGAGGCCACTCGTTCGCCGATCCAAGAAACTGCGTAATGCCGAATGTAAGTTCCAATCGCAAGGAAGATTCCGACTAAAATGATAAAGGCAAGTGAATAACCTAATTCTTGTTTGGATCTAGCAGAAAATCCTGCATCGACCAAATGGCGTAGTCCCTGTCCGAGCCCCAAAGTCACTCCGGCTGTAAAAAGCAGAGCTAGTGAAGAAAGGGTCATTTGGAATCTGTATGGTTTTAAATAAGAAAAGGTTTTAGAGAGGACACGGAGATTTTTTGACTTAGCGCGGTCAGGTGTTTGCAAAGATTTATCCTTTTAGATCAATCAATAGACCCCTAATTTCATCTAATTGTTTCAAAATCACGAACGCACTGTTGTTGGGGGAAAACATTGTTTTGGCGAGTAGATCCAATTTTTCATCCACAACCTTTACATAACGTACGTCTTTTTGGTCATTTCGTCCGCGTTGCGGCGCTTGCATGACCTTGTAATTTTTTTTAAGAATGAGTTCTGCGATTTGTTTGATATGTTTTTTGTAGGATTCTAAATTTCTGTGGTTAGGATCTTTGATGAGTTCCTTTTCCAAATCAGGTAAATCTTTCCAGAGTTCGTTTAGCTCTCTGGTTTCCTCTTTTCCGGCAGGAACGATGGATTCTAAAATTTCTAAAAAACTTTGTTTGGATTCATCCACTGGCGTAAATGAACCTGAGAGTTTTTCTTTGGATCCTTTTTTCGCCTGAGTGGAGACCGACTTAGGGTTGTTGTTTTGAATGATCATAAACCCGCCTAGTGACGAGTGGGATTAATTGTGCATTTTCCGTGGAACACTACACCTTCTTCTACGATGAGGCGAGGAGTGACAATGTCTCCTTCCAATCGACAGCTAGAAAGTAATGTAACTCGTTCGGTTGCATAGATGTTCCCGCGAATTTCTCCACCGGCAACTACCACTCGCGCTTTAATATCTGTATCGACGATTCCAGATTTTCCTATAAGTACCTTTCCGGTTGTTTCGAGGACTCCTCGAAATTTTCCATCGATACGAATGAGGCCAGGAAACTTGAATTCACCGACGAACTCGGCTCCTTC encodes:
- a CDS encoding YaaR family protein; translation: MIIQNNNPKSVSTQAKKGSKEKLSGSFTPVDESKQSFLEILESIVPAGKEETRELNELWKDLPDLEKELIKDPNHRNLESYKKHIKQIAELILKKNYKVMQAPQRGRNDQKDVRYVKVVDEKLDLLAKTMFSPNNSAFVILKQLDEIRGLLIDLKG
- a CDS encoding bactofilin family protein, encoding MPNPSTEEEFLVNSIIGEGAEFVGEFKFPGLIRIDGKFRGVLETTGKVLIGKSGIVDTDIKARVVVAGGEIRGNIYATERVTLLSSCRLEGDIVTPRLIVEEGVVFHGKCTINPTRH
- a CDS encoding ABC transporter transmembrane domain-containing protein, producing MQTPDRAKSKNLRVLSKTFSYLKPYRFQMTLSSLALLFTAGVTLGLGQGLRHLVDAGFSARSKQELGYSLAFIILVGIFLAIGTYIRHYAVSWIGERVASDIRRDVFKHIIFIHPSFFELNSPGEIQSRITTDTTLIQTVIGSSASIALRNILMFVGGIIFLFITNAKLTMIVLLSVPFIVFPILFYGKKVRNLSRTTQDKIASIGTYVSESLLNIKILQSFHHQEEDIEKFSHTVEAAFDVAVARIKQRALLIAAVILFILTGISVMLWIGGTDVLEGKITGGELIAFSFYAIMVANSVGAVSEVLGDLQRAAGATERLMELLLSESEIKDPKFPKPIADVLLPTEGNGSLSLNGSSKQKGLKINLNHLDFSYPSRPEHKAIREIHLEIPANKTTALVGPSGGGKSTLFELILRFYDPTAGKILIEGVDLKELALKDLRSLIGFVPQQPILFSGTLRENIAYGKPNASFEEIEKAAASAYVTEFLNQLPNGYDTNLGHLGTRLSGGQKQRIAIARAILRNPRILLLDEATSALDSESEQMIQRALDFLVKERTTIMIAHRLSTVVKSDQIVVIKEGEIESVGTHDELIRKSELYERLAKLQFHTELL